Part of the Tachypleus tridentatus isolate NWPU-2018 unplaced genomic scaffold, ASM421037v1 Hic_cluster_2, whole genome shotgun sequence genome is shown below.
TGGTTAACTTCATCACCTTCATCCAGCATGATCAACTCTAGTTCTTATAACGTACAACCTATAGTTACTATTTTGGATGATTACATCAGTTTCAACAATTCTTAGGATAAATGATACATAACTGGAACAGCACCTTACTAACATACAGACTTTTACTTTCAACCATAAGAGCTTTGTCCAACTGTACGAGTCAAATAATGGGATTCACGGTTACTTTCATAACAAACTCACAACTGAAAGCATGAAGAATGTTCAGTAGCATTATATGTCAAACCCTGGACCCTACAAGCTAACCACTGGGCAATGCCAAGCCTGTATTATTCATACAGGGAGTCTTTgctctttcataaatatttatttacataaatttcactttcatattttcaatatgactttaagattataaagtttttttttactaaataatgataacaatagtttaacttagaaaaccaatcataaacaaacatgttttgttttgttttatactaaataatgataacaatagtttaacttagaaaaccaataataaacaaacatgtgaTATACATAGAATTTTATGGAACTGACTTTACTttcttttaagataaataaaataaaatatacaaatgaatcACAAAACTTTCaagcaataaatttaaatttcctaattatcatgtaataaaacacCTACTAGTTTCTTTTCCTCTAATGGAAAATTTGCATTAAGCAACTGGGAATCAAAGAAAGCAAGAAAACCCAAAAGTCGTGACTGTAAAAATTTGGCCTATGGATTAAAATAAAGCAATCAATTAAAGGTTATAATAactttttactgatttaaaaatgaatttcaattcctcttcacaaaagttaacaaataccaacttattttattaatgaagctATTTGCTCTGGTTATGTTTCTTACTCTACTTTTAGTTGTGTTGTAAAAATTATACCTGGTACTTATTTCCtacatatacaatattacaataattgctgtaatataatgtttaagtatATAATTCTTAGGTAAATATACTTCTGAAAACTTTAATTCTCATAAAAGATTGCGAGCTCACAATTCCGTagcttgtaattattaaaattgcttTACTTGAAAGCATGTCCATATTACAGTTCTGAGAAGTCCGTTTGTGGCCCTGACtcaaaagtttgtgcaccactgctgtAAATACTTTACTCTGAACAATGCTAAACTTATGTTATGTTAACTTATAATTTCCTTGTATAAATACCAGAATTTTTAAAGTCAGATACAAGTAACTGACCAATATGACTCATCAAGAGTAAATAACTGACAAATTTTACTCAGAAACAATCATTTGGAATTTTTCTGGATACTTCAAGTCTCAAGTTTTTGAGAAATCTTAATATTCAAGGTGATTCTCAATTCACACTTTATTCAGCCAGcctttaaatttattactttccaTACATGGCTGCATGCTTTTAATATATTCTGCATAATGTACTGTATTAAAAAAAgtgcaaatattttagtttataatgtaaagatttaaaacaaaattgtcatcAAAGTACACTAGATGTGAATTCTCCtagatgtttcatttttttaacgttttcaaagatttataaaagtttcttacacaccaaacattcacaaatactttttttttaatttatattaattagatgAAGTTCTAAAACTtaggtttctttttaaatatttaagtagtttTTACTTATTCAATTAGCTCTCAGGAAATTAGAATTTtactaaaaagtaaatatattaaacaagtgGTTATTACTGATACTTCTTCACTTAATATTAACAATTCCATTTACTTTGAATGgccataatgtttattttaactaacaaTTCAACATTAACTGTCCACAAAAAGGAGATACAGGGAAAAATCTCAGTCAAGATGCTACCAAAAGAAATTCCAACTAAACTTATAATAGTTTGATACAGcatgtcagtttttatttatctttattgagatatttgcccaaaatttacattttacagcACAGAAtcagatttttatttattgtagatatgtaatgaaacttttttaagtatttcaaatttCAACTGTAGCCATTACTATATCTTCTGGTTTTGTAATAGGCTTTGTTCCATCATAACTTTCATCTTTCCATGCCAACATTGCAAGTCCACTAAAGACTTGTTCATAGTGAGTGCTGATGTGAAGAAGTAATTCATTATGTATTCTCTGGTAATCACATCTCAACAAGCTGCCTATCTCAATATTAGTctcagtttaaaaataagaaattctgtTATAATCAAAGTCAgtttaaattagattttattaaattaataccatatatctCACAAAGATACAAGTTTTTACAAAAATCTACTGAAGCGAATCCCATGCTTTCCCATAtaataatatgtgaaaaaaacaaccgAGACTTTAATtctaagtatttaattaattgagtcaaaaatgtaaataatgtatggAACTGcagatataaaataacatacagtattgaGAGACTACAAACTTTGACCTTCCTTCTCCCATAAACAtcttacttctaaacattgtcATACAAATTAAATTTGCCAAATACCAGTATTATGTTAAAAGtgtattagtattgtttgtttttaataaagtgctGTATAAATACACAATTATATGGCTAAGTAATAGCAAATATAAGCCAAAGTTGAATGCAAGTAGTACTTACCTGAACATAGGTGAGTGCTTTTCCATTTCTTCTTTAGAGCAGTGACGAACAAggtatgaaaatatgtatttaaaatggttCATTAAGAGTTCTTGCTTCTGCATTCTCATCTGTTTGGCCAGTACTTTCAGCAACATTGAAGCTTCAGGAGAAGCTTTAGTAGCAAGTGGAGGCAACATGTAGCGTAAAGTGCTCTATTATTCGAAAAGCAACATGGATGTACAAGTGATTtctaacagtgataacaatgtatatatttcagttttaaaactacatatacagCCTTTCCCATTTTAAACCAAAGactaacatacatatttatgtgcttgttttacactttcaataaacaa
Proteins encoded:
- the LOC143242930 gene encoding serine/threonine-protein kinase ATR-like, which gives rise to MLPPLATKASPEASMLLKVLAKQMRMQKQELLMNHFKYIFSYLVRHCSKEEMEKHSPMFRPNFYSHDFWVFLLSLIPSCLMQIFH